The proteins below come from a single Candidatus Bathyarchaeota archaeon genomic window:
- a CDS encoding winged helix-turn-helix domain-containing protein, giving the protein MSINPPGMVKLNSHELQFALLRHEGERSILKGSRRGKLDIIAEILLFCEQQKTKTSIMYNTNLNYSQLKNHMDNLTTQGLLLKAQNKYVTSEKGYRFLELFAQLNDLLEAFTS; this is encoded by the coding sequence TTGTCAATTAACCCCCCTGGAATGGTTAAGCTTAATTCGCATGAACTCCAGTTTGCGCTGCTACGTCATGAAGGAGAAAGAAGCATCCTTAAAGGGTCAAGACGGGGCAAACTGGACATAATCGCGGAGATATTGCTGTTCTGTGAGCAACAGAAAACCAAAACCAGCATAATGTACAACACCAACCTTAACTATTCTCAGCTGAAAAACCACATGGACAACTTAACCACTCAGGGGCTGCTGCTAAAGGCACAGAACAAATATGTTACCAGCGAGAAGGGCTACCGCTTCCTTGAGTTATTCGCTCAGCTAAACGATTTACTTGAAGCCTTTACGTCATAG
- a CDS encoding FxLYD domain-containing protein, whose translation MKKLTACLLVFFVAASLSITLVPNGASQASTVKIVSYSYYVDTLGYLDVVGEIQNNGPNTLDQVVVSGTVTTTDGQELTSSIKAWGFQLKPGQKAPFYLEFHSQGSTDGTFTGTVADVSLSISEAPATAKYQYPDITITSHHPTLTAVGEYFADCQIKNTGSQTATSVIVSATFYNSTGQVVAVGYSNQTDLAPGATAFLRAGAFDLNQTSVPSGQKIDSYSLRLQLSAPLLEGSAPVDVPTPTPGPAVVETPGPDSGSSGPDNNNGGGDSTGVIGIDQSTNLAIGIVVVVVVVVAALLLLTRRRKPKPAATLPAAKSAGGKAKRKHK comes from the coding sequence ATGAAAAAACTAACCGCATGTTTACTTGTCTTTTTTGTAGCCGCATCTTTGAGTATAACGCTGGTTCCAAATGGTGCCAGCCAAGCCAGCACTGTTAAAATCGTCAGTTACAGCTATTACGTAGACACTCTGGGCTACCTTGATGTCGTCGGCGAAATCCAGAACAATGGACCAAACACCCTTGACCAAGTAGTAGTCTCGGGTACAGTAACCACCACCGACGGCCAAGAACTCACCTCATCAATCAAGGCTTGGGGCTTCCAACTCAAACCCGGCCAGAAAGCACCCTTCTATCTGGAGTTCCACTCACAGGGCAGCACCGATGGAACCTTCACTGGAACCGTCGCGGATGTGTCCCTCTCGATAAGCGAGGCACCTGCAACCGCCAAGTATCAGTACCCAGACATAACCATAACCAGCCATCACCCAACCCTGACCGCGGTAGGCGAATACTTCGCTGATTGCCAGATTAAAAACACCGGCAGCCAAACCGCGACAAGCGTTATCGTTTCAGCCACCTTCTATAACTCCACCGGCCAAGTTGTGGCGGTAGGCTACTCCAACCAAACAGACCTTGCACCCGGCGCCACCGCTTTCCTTCGCGCGGGCGCATTTGACCTCAACCAAACCTCTGTACCCTCGGGCCAAAAAATCGACAGCTACAGCTTACGTCTCCAGCTAAGTGCTCCCCTGCTGGAGGGCTCCGCACCCGTAGATGTTCCTACCCCCACCCCCGGTCCCGCCGTCGTCGAGACACCTGGTCCAGACTCGGGTTCATCGGGCCCAGATAACAACAACGGCGGAGGCGACTCAACAGGCGTTATCGGCATCGACCAGAGCACGAATTTAGCAATCGGAATTGTGGTTGTCGTGGTTGTGGTGGTGGCTGCACTGCTGCTTCTTACACGGCGACGCAAACCCAAACCCGCCGCTACCCTGCCTGCTGCCAAATCAGCCGGCGGCAAAGCAAAAAGGAAACATAAGTAG